A single genomic interval of Noviherbaspirillum cavernae harbors:
- the mnmE gene encoding tRNA uridine-5-carboxymethylaminomethyl(34) synthesis GTPase MnmE, which yields MNYDSSPIAAIATAPGRGGIGVVRISGKDISSVMQAVCGTTHLQARHATYLPFKNADGSVIDQGIAIYFKAPHSYTGEDVLELQGHGGPVVMQMLLARCIEAGQEIALRVAQPGEFTHRAFLNDKLDLAQAEAVADLIEASTEAAAKSASQSLSGVFSNTIHELVGKVVHLRMLVEATLDFPEEEIDFLEKSDARGQLERIRQNLDAVFNEAAQGALLRDGLNIVLAGQPNVGKSSLLNALAGADVAIVTPIAGTTRDKVSETIQMEGVPLNIIDTAGIRDGGDEVERIGIERTWGEVRKADVILHLLDATRGPTRADEEIVERLPANVPVMRVWNKIDLSGHKPAIDRMPDATHVYLSATDRIGMDLLRTELLRVAGWQQTGESRFLARERHLLALKAARTHLEVAAEHASKESQINDQALDLLAEELRLTQEALNSITGEFTSDDLLGVIFSRFCIGK from the coding sequence ATGAACTACGACTCCTCCCCCATCGCCGCCATTGCGACCGCGCCCGGACGCGGCGGCATCGGCGTTGTCCGCATTTCCGGCAAAGACATTTCTTCCGTCATGCAGGCAGTCTGCGGTACCACACATTTGCAGGCACGCCACGCCACCTACCTTCCCTTCAAGAATGCCGACGGCAGCGTGATCGATCAAGGCATTGCCATCTACTTCAAGGCGCCGCACTCCTATACCGGCGAAGACGTGCTGGAACTGCAAGGGCATGGCGGACCGGTCGTGATGCAAATGCTGCTGGCACGCTGCATCGAGGCCGGACAGGAGATCGCACTGCGCGTGGCGCAGCCGGGCGAATTCACGCACCGCGCCTTCCTCAACGACAAGCTCGATCTGGCGCAAGCCGAGGCGGTGGCCGACCTGATCGAGGCATCGACCGAAGCGGCGGCGAAATCCGCGTCGCAATCCTTGTCCGGCGTGTTTTCAAACACCATCCACGAACTCGTCGGCAAGGTCGTGCATCTGCGCATGCTGGTGGAAGCGACGCTGGATTTCCCGGAAGAGGAAATCGACTTCCTCGAAAAATCCGATGCGCGCGGCCAACTGGAACGCATCCGCCAGAATCTCGACGCGGTTTTCAATGAGGCGGCGCAGGGCGCACTGCTGCGCGACGGGCTCAACATCGTGCTCGCCGGGCAGCCGAACGTCGGCAAGTCGTCCCTGCTCAATGCGCTGGCCGGTGCTGACGTCGCCATCGTCACGCCGATCGCCGGCACCACGCGCGACAAGGTGAGCGAAACGATCCAGATGGAAGGCGTGCCGCTCAATATCATCGACACCGCCGGCATCCGCGACGGCGGCGACGAGGTCGAGCGCATCGGCATCGAGCGCACCTGGGGCGAGGTACGCAAGGCCGACGTGATCCTGCACCTGCTCGACGCCACGCGCGGCCCGACCCGCGCCGACGAGGAAATCGTCGAGCGCCTGCCGGCAAACGTGCCCGTCATGCGGGTCTGGAACAAGATCGACTTGTCAGGACACAAGCCGGCGATCGACCGCATGCCGGATGCGACCCATGTGTATCTGTCGGCCACCGACCGGATCGGCATGGATTTGCTGCGCACTGAACTGCTGCGGGTAGCCGGCTGGCAGCAAACGGGCGAATCGCGTTTTCTGGCACGCGAGCGGCACTTGCTGGCACTGAAGGCGGCACGTACGCACCTCGAAGTCGCGGCCGAACATGCATCGAAAGAGAGCCAGATCAACGATCAGGCACTGGACCTGCTGGCGGAGGAATTGCGGCTGACACAGGAAGCCCTGAACAGCATCACGGGCGAATTCACGTCCGACGACTTGCTGGGCGTGATTTTCAGCCGCTTCTGCATCGGCAAATAA
- a CDS encoding thermonuclease family protein: MNAKTRFIQAGLALLVAMPVPHAAAQSDISSFAFVQEDGSLRISGYRIMLYGIYIPPTERTCYTFVRPIPCGTRASLALDFKISGYFVHCVKRAEYPDGSLVASCRAGNEDLSEWMLQHGWALALPDAPFQYGAMESVARARGIGVWGVPIDAIGPRR, encoded by the coding sequence ATGAACGCAAAAACCCGTTTCATCCAGGCCGGCCTTGCGCTGCTCGTCGCCATGCCGGTACCGCATGCAGCGGCACAATCCGACATCTCCAGCTTCGCCTTCGTGCAGGAGGACGGCTCCTTGCGCATCAGCGGTTATCGCATCATGCTCTACGGCATCTACATCCCGCCCACCGAGCGTACCTGTTATACCTTTGTCAGGCCGATCCCCTGCGGAACGCGCGCATCACTGGCGCTCGACTTCAAGATATCCGGCTACTTCGTCCACTGTGTCAAGCGGGCCGAATACCCCGACGGCAGCCTCGTCGCCAGCTGCAGGGCCGGCAACGAAGACTTGAGCGAATGGATGCTGCAGCATGGCTGGGCGCTTGCGCTGCCCGATGCGCCATTTCAATACGGAGCGATGGAAAGCGTTGCGCGTGCAAGAGGCATCGGCGTCTGGGGTGTGCCGATCGATGCGATCGGGCCGCGGCGTTAA
- a CDS encoding MFS transporter gives MQVRLWSLTLGNFAIGTGAMIVPGMLNELSADLAVTPAQIGMLISAFAATVCLGGPFLASWTSAIERRRLLAGALVLYALMHLLAAFAPGYGSLLAVRMVTAVGAALFTAQAAATVGLMVPPEARGKAIGMVFLGWSIAAVVGTPIGAYLGAHIGWRPTLGLVGLVSALFAAAVWRQIPAGLFVAPIDRAAWKAVFADTPLLLAVSVTALQAIGLFIVFSYMALVLKDFIGATPTAISLLFLCFGITGVIGNVIAARVMDRVGPVRVGMVAMGCMLAALAAWPLARGSLPMTIVLTLIWGLGCFAINGSQQVRLIMMAPQLAAASVALNSSAIYMGQALGALLGGVIVTSLGTVALSYFGTVPMALAMAVSLYAANMSERRATLAASCES, from the coding sequence ATGCAAGTCCGGCTGTGGTCTCTGACCCTGGGCAATTTTGCGATCGGCACCGGCGCGATGATCGTGCCCGGCATGCTCAATGAACTCAGCGCCGATCTTGCAGTCACGCCGGCGCAGATCGGCATGCTGATTTCCGCGTTCGCGGCGACCGTGTGCCTCGGCGGACCGTTCCTGGCGAGCTGGACCAGTGCCATCGAGCGCCGCAGGCTGCTGGCCGGAGCGCTCGTTTTGTATGCGCTCATGCATCTGCTGGCCGCGTTCGCCCCCGGCTACGGCAGCCTGCTCGCGGTGCGCATGGTGACCGCCGTGGGCGCTGCCTTGTTCACCGCGCAGGCGGCGGCCACGGTCGGCCTGATGGTGCCGCCCGAGGCGCGTGGCAAGGCGATCGGGATGGTCTTCCTCGGCTGGTCGATTGCGGCAGTGGTCGGCACGCCGATCGGCGCGTATCTCGGCGCGCACATCGGCTGGCGTCCGACGCTGGGGCTGGTCGGACTGGTGTCGGCGCTGTTCGCGGCGGCGGTGTGGAGGCAGATTCCGGCCGGACTGTTCGTCGCGCCGATCGATCGCGCGGCCTGGAAAGCCGTGTTCGCCGATACGCCCCTGCTGCTGGCGGTGTCGGTCACCGCGCTCCAGGCGATCGGCCTGTTCATCGTCTTTTCCTACATGGCGCTGGTGCTGAAGGACTTCATCGGCGCCACGCCGACCGCCATCAGCCTGCTGTTCCTGTGCTTCGGCATCACCGGCGTCATCGGCAATGTCATCGCGGCGCGCGTGATGGATCGCGTCGGCCCGGTGCGGGTCGGCATGGTCGCGATGGGCTGCATGCTGGCGGCGCTCGCGGCGTGGCCGCTGGCCAGGGGCTCGCTGCCGATGACGATCGTGCTGACCCTGATCTGGGGCCTGGGATGCTTCGCGATCAATGGTTCGCAGCAGGTGCGGCTGATCATGATGGCACCGCAACTCGCGGCGGCCTCGGTCGCGCTGAATTCGTCCGCCATCTACATGGGGCAGGCGCTGGGCGCACTCCTCGGCGGCGTGATCGTGACGTCGCTGGGCACGGTTGCATTGTCGTATTTCGGTACCGTGCCGATGGCGCTGGCGATGGCCGTGTCTCTGTACGCGGCGAACATGTCGGAGCGGCGCGCGACGCTGGCGGCATCATGCGAGTCCTGA
- a CDS encoding D-2-hydroxyacid dehydrogenase family protein gives MKIAILDDYQDSVRQLDCFSLLEGHEVKVFTSSTRGIGQLAIRLGGFDALVLIRERTAISRQLLDKLPNLKLISQTGKVSGHIDVDAATARGVAIAEGVGDPTAPAELTWALIMAASRRIPQYAANLRESLWQASSMAPERNLLGSVLKGRTLGIWGYGKIGRLVAGYGKAFGMDVLIWGRDASRAQAVHDGYRAAHSKDDFFAESDVISMHLRLNDEARGIVGVPDLVRMKPTALFVNTSRAELVADGALLTALRQGRPGQAALDVFETEPLPVDSPLLRMENVLATPHLGYVERNSYELYFRAAFQNIVDFANGTPKNILNLAALRL, from the coding sequence ATGAAGATTGCCATTCTTGACGACTATCAAGACAGCGTGCGCCAGTTGGATTGCTTCAGCTTGCTCGAGGGACATGAGGTGAAGGTGTTTACCAGCAGCACGCGCGGCATCGGTCAACTTGCGATTCGGTTGGGCGGCTTCGATGCGCTGGTGCTGATCCGCGAGCGAACCGCCATTTCGCGGCAATTGCTGGATAAATTGCCGAACTTGAAGCTGATTTCGCAAACCGGCAAGGTGAGCGGTCACATCGACGTGGATGCTGCAACCGCGCGCGGCGTGGCAATTGCGGAAGGCGTCGGCGACCCGACCGCGCCCGCCGAATTGACTTGGGCGCTGATCATGGCGGCGTCGCGCCGGATACCGCAATATGCCGCCAACCTGCGCGAAAGTCTGTGGCAAGCCTCGTCCATGGCGCCGGAACGCAATCTGCTGGGCAGCGTCTTGAAAGGCAGAACACTTGGCATCTGGGGCTACGGCAAGATCGGCCGCCTGGTGGCCGGCTACGGCAAGGCGTTCGGAATGGATGTGCTGATCTGGGGGCGCGATGCCAGTCGCGCGCAGGCAGTCCACGACGGTTACCGGGCGGCACACTCAAAAGACGACTTTTTCGCCGAATCCGATGTCATTTCCATGCATCTTCGTCTGAACGATGAAGCGCGCGGCATCGTGGGCGTACCCGATCTGGTGCGGATGAAGCCGACCGCGCTGTTCGTCAACACCAGCCGCGCCGAACTGGTGGCCGACGGCGCGCTGCTGACAGCCTTGCGCCAAGGCCGTCCCGGCCAGGCGGCGCTTGACGTGTTCGAGACCGAGCCCTTGCCGGTGGATTCGCCTTTGCTGCGCATGGAGAATGTGCTGGCGACGCCGCATCTGGGTTACGTGGAAAGGAACAGTTATGAATTGTATTTTCGCGCCGCCTTCCAGAATATCGTCGATTTTGCGAACGGCACGCCGAAAAACATCTTGAATTTGGCAGCTCTGCGCCTGTAA
- a CDS encoding CAP domain-containing protein produces the protein MLLPLRRRSLPLMLLASILVSACGGGGGDSAAPASRAVTTIAIQEPGAPTVTGNTALDGINWFNFRRQQLGLSTLTRSNTLDASAQGHSNYQAINGVISHVQTMGMPGFTGASLANRLAAAGYNFTQGSHAYGEVISSTSSTSGVYAAEGLITAIYHRFVILEPMFKEIGAGTAVSAGGYTYFTTNFGANGLETGLGKGNIVTYPFKDQLRVPRNFFSDDELPDPVPGKNEVGFPISIHADILATVTVQSFTVQPRGGASLPVQLLARANDAKTPTSVAAIVPLDPLTAGTTYDVQFAGTVNGVNVTRSWSFTTQ, from the coding sequence ATGTTGCTGCCGTTACGCCGCCGCTCCCTGCCCCTCATGCTGTTGGCATCGATTCTGGTTTCCGCGTGCGGAGGCGGTGGTGGAGACAGCGCCGCGCCCGCTTCGCGAGCAGTGACGACAATCGCGATCCAGGAACCTGGTGCGCCGACAGTCACTGGCAATACCGCGCTCGACGGCATCAACTGGTTCAATTTCCGGCGGCAGCAATTGGGACTGTCGACACTGACACGCAGCAATACGCTCGATGCAAGCGCGCAAGGCCATTCCAACTATCAGGCGATCAACGGCGTCATCAGTCACGTTCAAACGATGGGCATGCCCGGCTTCACCGGAGCCAGCCTGGCCAATCGGCTTGCCGCGGCCGGTTACAACTTCACGCAGGGCAGCCATGCCTATGGTGAAGTGATTTCCAGCACCTCCTCGACTTCCGGCGTATATGCCGCCGAAGGCTTGATCACCGCGATCTACCATCGCTTCGTGATCCTGGAGCCGATGTTCAAGGAGATTGGCGCAGGCACGGCAGTCTCGGCAGGCGGCTACACGTATTTCACGACCAACTTTGGCGCGAACGGCTTGGAAACCGGGCTGGGCAAAGGAAACATTGTCACGTATCCGTTCAAAGACCAGCTGCGCGTACCGAGGAATTTCTTCAGCGACGACGAGCTGCCCGATCCGGTGCCCGGCAAGAATGAAGTCGGCTTCCCGATCAGTATCCACGCCGACATCCTCGCGACCGTGACGGTGCAGAGCTTCACCGTGCAGCCGCGCGGCGGAGCGAGCCTGCCGGTGCAGCTGCTGGCCCGCGCAAACGATGCGAAGACCCCGACTTCGGTAGCCGCGATCGTTCCGCTTGATCCGCTCACAGCTGGGACCACCTACGACGTGCAGTTCGCCGGCACGGTCAATGGCGTCAATGTGACGCGTTCCTGGTCATTCACCACGCAGTGA
- a CDS encoding L-asparaginase — MKPVAPGTVILHRHRGYGVVTSVNLLTGWVSARFGDEVRTLDLNLSHDELQHADGEPIRFRRDPPDRMPHARLMAMVRELHRAGYQRLYLYSWPKPSGLHWRWHLFTGQRNWLDRAWREGWYGSGADYNFNPIMGWGDAPGATAPELVKALAQFDPHGLAQALRRDEDHTAWFDAVCEALLPNYAFTLGWDYRDGPVPDSLPVIAVRRGVPAYAGPPLPWPPGWARLWTGGHALVQSSFRTIPAGTPSDIAR; from the coding sequence ATGAAACCCGTCGCACCCGGCACCGTCATTCTGCATCGCCATCGCGGTTATGGCGTCGTCACGTCCGTCAATCTTCTGACCGGCTGGGTGTCGGCGCGCTTTGGCGACGAGGTGCGCACGCTCGACCTGAATCTTTCCCACGACGAATTACAGCATGCCGATGGCGAGCCGATCCGCTTCCGCCGCGATCCGCCCGACCGCATGCCGCATGCACGACTGATGGCGATGGTGCGCGAGCTGCACCGCGCCGGCTACCAGCGCCTCTATCTGTACAGCTGGCCGAAGCCGTCCGGCTTGCACTGGCGCTGGCACCTGTTTACCGGCCAGCGCAACTGGCTGGATCGGGCATGGCGCGAAGGCTGGTACGGCTCGGGCGCAGATTACAACTTCAATCCGATCATGGGGTGGGGGGACGCGCCGGGCGCGACCGCGCCGGAACTGGTGAAGGCGCTGGCGCAATTCGACCCGCACGGCCTGGCGCAGGCGTTGCGCCGTGACGAGGATCACACCGCATGGTTTGACGCCGTATGCGAAGCGCTGTTGCCGAATTACGCCTTTACCCTCGGCTGGGACTATCGCGACGGCCCGGTGCCCGACAGCCTGCCGGTGATCGCCGTGCGGCGCGGCGTGCCGGCCTACGCGGGACCGCCGCTGCCTTGGCCGCCGGGCTGGGCCCGCCTGTGGACCGGCGGACATGCACTGGTCCAATCAAGTTTCAGAACAATTCCCGCTGGCACCCCTTCCGACATCGCGCGCTGA
- the cynS gene encoding cyanase, with protein sequence MDRPTVTAKILDAKVRKGLKWSAIADKLGHSKEWTTAACLGQMTFSKAQAEVAQGLFDLTDEEAAWLQIVPYKGSLPGAVPTDPLIYRWYEIVSVYGTTIKELIHEEFGDGIMSAIDFSMDITRSPDPKGDRVNVVLSGKFLPYKTY encoded by the coding sequence ATGGACCGCCCAACCGTCACCGCGAAAATCCTCGACGCCAAGGTGAGAAAAGGCCTGAAATGGAGCGCCATTGCCGACAAGCTGGGCCACAGCAAGGAATGGACGACCGCGGCCTGCCTCGGCCAGATGACCTTCAGCAAGGCGCAGGCGGAAGTGGCGCAAGGCCTGTTCGACCTCACGGACGAGGAAGCCGCCTGGCTGCAGATCGTGCCGTACAAGGGCTCGCTGCCCGGCGCCGTGCCGACCGATCCGCTGATCTACCGCTGGTACGAAATCGTCAGCGTCTACGGCACGACGATCAAGGAACTGATCCACGAGGAATTCGGCGATGGCATCATGAGCGCGATCGATTTTTCGATGGATATCACGCGCTCGCCGGACCCGAAAGGGGATCGGGTGAATGTGGTGTTGTCAGGGAAGTTTTTGCCGTACAAGACATATTGA
- a CDS encoding carboxypeptidase-like regulatory domain-containing protein, producing MQQQKQHLVRHALIVAAITALTACGGGGGSADSGTPATKAPVVTLVRGTAASGAPFAGATVTLTDVNGTQKTTTAGADGGYSIDVKGMTAPFVVTATGTTGGITATYVAVLADTVSDGETKTVNVTPLTTAIAALLSDANNPLDMTDLAKLKAKATPAEVKKVVDALKSVLANVVTASGADAATFDPVKSAFKADRTGLDAVLDTIKVAITSDGVVLVNAFAPIAENQADPTAAPAPSVVLTRGNVATPPGALVAPTIAPSTVVINRLQEQLNACFALAADNRVTKTGPIVTDLKGACEVVDGFDRALYKYNGYTLFQWYGGLLSDPAMDGAIFGAPEILTLVKTAAGAEQAIIRLPYKRADGSTGHVMDMAQKISPATATDSGWRIIGNQLDYDVAVEARFSRGNNPANNGKIAYQSGLRLQFNAIGLAFDVHQVKVTGPGLPAAGVVLARSSSCGTANYFAVANKTGDLSVTATSNVSTSFALSGAFADGSSYTWSSSSPNFASAPVTDFSAFKPFGRYKFEVYRSASDKKAEFYTRSIAAPIAASYGPSLHWPELGDSAKAYLDPANAKAAVLVSATIDWSRGALAPHVDNVLMTGRSSAALINVTTSAFKQSATSATINANIVGTSTGASCASAFVPALSTAGNYREIALRGLNASGIRQYASWSRTNN from the coding sequence ATGCAACAACAAAAACAGCATCTGGTGCGTCATGCCTTGATCGTGGCTGCAATCACGGCTCTGACCGCCTGTGGCGGAGGCGGTGGTTCGGCCGACAGCGGTACTCCGGCCACGAAAGCGCCGGTTGTCACGCTCGTGAGGGGCACTGCCGCATCCGGTGCGCCATTTGCAGGTGCCACAGTGACGCTAACCGATGTCAATGGCACGCAAAAGACGACGACCGCCGGTGCTGATGGCGGCTACTCAATCGATGTCAAGGGCATGACGGCCCCCTTCGTCGTGACCGCAACCGGGACGACGGGCGGAATTACTGCAACTTATGTCGCGGTGCTGGCCGACACCGTCAGCGATGGCGAAACAAAGACGGTCAACGTCACGCCGTTGACAACAGCGATTGCCGCATTGCTTTCGGATGCCAACAATCCGCTGGACATGACGGATCTCGCAAAGCTGAAGGCGAAAGCGACGCCCGCCGAAGTCAAGAAGGTGGTGGACGCGCTCAAGAGCGTGCTGGCGAACGTCGTCACGGCAAGCGGTGCCGATGCCGCTACCTTCGATCCCGTCAAGAGCGCATTCAAGGCGGATAGAACCGGCCTTGACGCCGTGCTGGATACGATCAAGGTCGCGATCACAAGCGATGGCGTGGTGCTGGTGAATGCATTTGCGCCGATTGCCGAAAACCAGGCGGATCCGACTGCGGCACCGGCTCCATCGGTTGTTTTGACCAGAGGCAATGTCGCCACTCCGCCCGGCGCCCTCGTGGCGCCCACGATTGCGCCGTCGACGGTGGTGATCAACAGGTTGCAGGAGCAGCTGAATGCATGCTTTGCGTTGGCGGCGGACAATCGCGTTACCAAAACCGGCCCCATCGTGACGGATCTGAAGGGGGCGTGCGAGGTTGTCGACGGCTTTGACCGGGCTCTTTACAAATACAACGGCTATACCTTGTTCCAATGGTATGGAGGGCTGCTGTCGGATCCGGCAATGGATGGTGCCATATTCGGCGCTCCGGAAATCCTCACGCTGGTGAAAACTGCGGCAGGTGCAGAGCAAGCCATCATCCGTCTGCCATACAAGCGTGCTGACGGCAGCACCGGCCATGTGATGGACATGGCGCAGAAGATCAGTCCGGCAACGGCAACAGACAGCGGCTGGAGAATCATCGGCAATCAGCTCGATTACGATGTCGCCGTGGAAGCGCGTTTCAGCCGCGGCAACAATCCTGCCAACAATGGCAAGATCGCCTATCAGAGCGGATTGCGGCTGCAATTCAATGCCATAGGGCTGGCGTTCGATGTCCACCAGGTCAAGGTCACGGGACCGGGCCTGCCGGCAGCCGGTGTGGTGCTGGCCAGATCCTCATCGTGCGGTACCGCCAACTACTTTGCGGTGGCCAACAAGACCGGCGACCTCAGTGTCACAGCCACGTCAAATGTGTCCACATCATTTGCACTCAGCGGGGCATTTGCCGATGGCTCGTCATATACGTGGTCGTCCTCGAGTCCCAACTTCGCTTCGGCACCGGTGACGGATTTCTCCGCATTCAAACCGTTCGGACGTTACAAGTTCGAGGTGTATCGTTCGGCGAGCGACAAGAAAGCCGAGTTTTATACGCGCAGCATTGCCGCGCCGATCGCCGCAAGTTATGGACCCTCCCTGCATTGGCCGGAGCTGGGTGACAGCGCCAAGGCATATCTTGATCCTGCCAATGCAAAGGCTGCGGTATTGGTGTCGGCCACCATCGACTGGAGCCGTGGCGCATTGGCACCGCATGTGGACAATGTGCTGATGACGGGCAGGTCGTCAGCCGCACTGATCAATGTGACGACAAGCGCCTTCAAGCAATCCGCCACGTCGGCAACGATCAATGCAAACATCGTCGGCACGTCCACCGGCGCGTCATGCGCAAGTGCATTCGTGCCAGCGTTGAGCACAGCAGGAAATTATCGCGAAATAGCCTTGCGCGGCCTCAACGCTTCCGGCATACGCCAGTACGCCAGTTGGTCGAGGACGAACAACTAA
- a CDS encoding porin — protein sequence MKKSVLALAVLGAISTGAFAQTNVSVYGLLDVGIVQERGGAAGSVTKLTSGVGAGSRLGFKGTEDLGGGLSALFVLENGYQADTGALGQGGLMFGRQAFVGLGSTNFGTVTLGRQYTPQYLTVAFVDPFGTGFAGNANNILPQTGNATSRMDNSVKYVSPNFSGFTGEVAYGFGEVAGSTSTARQYGLAVGYANGPLAVRLGYHNLNNGTAAAPAIGTENAKNTLLGATYDFKVAKAHLAYGVDKGLNSSKYRNAVNPFTGLAQSGSTDSTDVLVGVTVPFGAHKVLASYIHKNDKTANNMDANQYALGYIYSLSKRTELYTTYAKISNKNGAGYTVGGAIEAGSGDQAFNAGIRHAF from the coding sequence ATGAAAAAATCAGTTCTCGCACTGGCCGTACTGGGTGCAATCTCGACCGGCGCATTCGCGCAAACGAACGTTAGCGTGTACGGTCTGCTGGATGTGGGCATCGTGCAGGAGCGCGGCGGCGCAGCCGGTTCCGTCACCAAGCTGACCAGCGGCGTTGGCGCCGGTTCGCGCCTCGGTTTCAAGGGCACGGAAGATCTGGGCGGCGGCTTGTCCGCGCTGTTCGTGCTGGAAAACGGTTACCAGGCTGACACTGGCGCCTTGGGCCAGGGCGGTCTGATGTTCGGTCGTCAAGCATTCGTGGGCCTGGGCAGCACCAACTTCGGTACCGTCACCCTGGGTCGTCAGTACACTCCGCAATACCTGACCGTTGCCTTCGTTGATCCGTTCGGCACCGGTTTCGCCGGCAATGCCAACAACATCCTGCCGCAAACCGGCAACGCCACCAGCCGCATGGACAACTCGGTCAAGTACGTGTCGCCGAACTTCAGCGGCTTCACCGGCGAAGTCGCCTACGGCTTCGGCGAAGTGGCAGGCTCCACTTCCACCGCGCGCCAATACGGCCTGGCTGTCGGCTACGCCAATGGTCCGCTGGCTGTTCGCCTCGGCTACCACAACCTCAACAATGGCACCGCCGCCGCTCCGGCTATCGGCACCGAGAACGCCAAGAACACGCTGTTGGGCGCAACGTACGACTTCAAGGTTGCCAAGGCTCACCTCGCTTACGGCGTTGACAAGGGTCTGAACAGCTCCAAGTACCGCAATGCGGTGAACCCGTTCACCGGCCTGGCACAGTCCGGCTCGACCGACAGCACCGACGTGCTGGTTGGCGTGACCGTTCCGTTCGGCGCACACAAGGTTCTGGCTTCCTACATTCACAAGAATGACAAGACTGCCAACAACATGGACGCGAATCAGTACGCACTGGGCTACATCTACTCCTTGTCCAAGCGCACCGAGCTGTACACCACGTACGCGAAGATCTCGAACAAGAACGGCGCAGGCTACACCGTTGGCGGCGCGATCGAGGCAGGTTCGGGCGACCAGGCATTCAACGCCGGCATCCGTCACGCATTCTGA